In a genomic window of Occallatibacter riparius:
- a CDS encoding S1/P1 nuclease: MATLSRSVSAALAGLLLLSSVPAAHAWGNEGHRLINRLAAGALPADTPAFLRSPAAIQQIEYLGPEPDRWRSPSEPELLSAQAPEHFIDLEPADALGTPLPHKRFDFMQKAYAAGQRPDRIGLQPWEATEIWERLKAALREYRQLSAAHQDTHDVEQAAIFYAGWLGHYVGDASQPLHTTDKYNGWVGPNPNNYTTEHKIHWQFEGIFVAANLKALDAQPKMTPVHAMDGDMFDSYMAYLRHTATYVEKVYQLEKVGGFTGAGTPESRDFTSERLAAGASMLRDMIYTAWLDSGKPVPQPSYSN; the protein is encoded by the coding sequence ATGGCGACCCTCTCCCGCTCAGTCTCTGCTGCCCTCGCCGGACTCCTCCTTCTCAGCTCTGTTCCTGCCGCCCACGCCTGGGGCAATGAAGGTCACCGCCTGATCAATCGTCTCGCCGCCGGCGCCCTGCCGGCTGACACCCCCGCCTTCCTCCGCTCCCCCGCCGCCATCCAGCAAATCGAATACCTCGGCCCCGAGCCCGACCGCTGGCGTTCCCCCTCCGAGCCTGAGCTGCTTTCCGCCCAGGCCCCCGAGCACTTCATCGACCTCGAACCCGCCGACGCCCTGGGTACCCCCCTCCCCCACAAGCGCTTCGATTTCATGCAGAAGGCCTACGCCGCCGGCCAGCGTCCCGACCGCATCGGCCTCCAGCCCTGGGAAGCCACCGAGATCTGGGAGCGCCTCAAAGCCGCCCTCCGCGAGTACCGCCAGCTCTCCGCTGCACACCAGGACACCCACGACGTCGAGCAGGCCGCCATCTTCTACGCCGGCTGGCTAGGCCACTACGTCGGCGACGCCTCCCAGCCCCTCCACACCACCGACAAATACAACGGCTGGGTCGGGCCCAACCCCAACAACTACACCACTGAGCACAAGATCCACTGGCAATTCGAAGGCATCTTCGTCGCCGCCAATCTCAAAGCCCTAGACGCCCAGCCCAAAATGACGCCCGTCCACGCCATGGACGGCGACATGTTCGACAGCTATATGGCCTACCTCCGCCACACCGCCACCTATGTTGAGAAGGTCTACCAGCTCGAGAAAGTCGGCGGATTCACCGGCGCAGGCACCCCCGAGTCGCGCGACTTCACCTCTGAGCGCCTCGCTGCCGGAGCCAGCATGCTCCGCGACATGATCTACACCGCCTGGCTCGACAGCGGAAAGCCGGTTCCGCAGCCGAGCTACTCGAACTGA
- a CDS encoding multicopper oxidase family protein, which translates to MDPSPAMSRAPIQVERFLDRLPIPRRIVPYGTKKGVKLYRVRAAEFTARLHSQLPAARLWGYDRQYPGPVFEALQGEPIEVEWENGLPQRHLFQVDRRIHGAMAPVPEVRMVPHLHGARTESESDGLPEKWFTPGESRRYSYPNEQRAATLWYHDHALGITRLNVYAGLSGFYLLRDREEMGMDLPKDDYEIPLLLQDRTVDASGVLLYLPTHEDGKELPPGQWGPEFFGNLPVVNGAIAPYLEVEPRPYRFRVLNGANARFFELTFNLGRDASHPSLVDFQQIGTDGGLLPAPASLNRLLLGPAERADIVVDFSRHAGRTLTLQNSAWAPYPGWTMFNIRPQPVPELMQFRVSLPVRPNRAAVNVKPVAFARLDEKASVRTRDFVLSERVDGFGRSLGVRIDGKGYDDPVSETVKLGTVETWRFINTTDDAHPMHLHLVQFQILHRRTFDTLAFPRVLQFVGNPRPPAANEAGWKDTAIVRPNEVLSILVPFEGYAGRYVFHCHMLEHEDNDMMRPYVVVR; encoded by the coding sequence ATGGACCCGTCTCCGGCCATGAGCCGTGCTCCCATTCAAGTGGAGCGCTTTCTGGATCGGCTGCCCATCCCCAGGCGCATCGTGCCTTATGGGACCAAAAAGGGTGTGAAGCTCTACCGCGTGCGGGCTGCGGAGTTCACCGCTCGTCTTCATTCCCAACTGCCGGCTGCGCGGCTGTGGGGATATGACAGGCAGTATCCCGGGCCGGTCTTTGAGGCGCTCCAGGGCGAGCCCATTGAAGTTGAATGGGAAAACGGGTTGCCACAGCGGCATCTCTTCCAGGTGGATCGGCGGATCCACGGGGCGATGGCACCTGTGCCGGAAGTCAGGATGGTTCCACATCTTCACGGCGCGAGGACTGAATCGGAGAGCGACGGGCTTCCCGAAAAGTGGTTTACGCCCGGCGAGTCTCGACGCTATTCCTATCCAAATGAACAGCGGGCGGCGACTCTCTGGTATCACGATCACGCTCTCGGCATCACCCGGCTCAATGTGTATGCCGGATTGTCGGGGTTCTATCTGCTGCGCGATCGAGAAGAGATGGGGATGGATCTGCCCAAGGACGACTATGAGATTCCGCTTCTCCTTCAGGACCGCACCGTGGACGCCAGCGGGGTCCTTCTCTATTTGCCAACGCACGAAGATGGGAAGGAGTTGCCGCCGGGGCAGTGGGGTCCGGAGTTTTTCGGCAACTTGCCGGTTGTGAACGGGGCCATCGCTCCCTATCTGGAGGTTGAACCTCGACCTTATCGGTTCCGTGTCCTGAACGGTGCGAATGCGCGGTTTTTTGAACTTACGTTCAACCTGGGAAGAGATGCGAGCCATCCCTCGCTGGTGGACTTTCAGCAAATTGGAACCGACGGCGGATTGCTGCCGGCTCCAGCTTCGCTCAACAGGCTGCTGCTGGGCCCCGCGGAGCGGGCGGACATCGTGGTTGACTTTTCACGCCATGCTGGAAGGACGCTGACGCTGCAAAATTCGGCATGGGCGCCCTATCCCGGCTGGACCATGTTCAATATCCGGCCTCAGCCGGTGCCGGAGTTAATGCAGTTTCGGGTTTCCTTGCCCGTTCGCCCAAACCGGGCGGCAGTCAACGTGAAGCCAGTAGCTTTCGCTCGACTGGATGAGAAGGCGTCCGTCCGGACCAGAGATTTCGTACTTTCAGAGCGCGTAGACGGCTTCGGCCGGTCTTTGGGAGTCCGCATCGACGGGAAGGGCTATGACGATCCTGTCTCTGAAACGGTCAAGCTGGGTACGGTTGAAACCTGGCGCTTCATCAATACAACCGACGATGCGCACCCCATGCATCTGCATCTGGTTCAGTTTCAGATTCTCCACCGCCGGACATTCGATACGCTTGCCTTTCCCCGAGTGCTGCAATTTGTGGGGAATCCGCGACCGCCGGCCGCAAATGAAGCGGGCTGGAAAGATACTGCCATCGTGCGCCCGAACGAAGTGCTTTCGATCCTGGTGCCGTTCGAGGGCTATGCGGGGCGATACGTATTCCACTGCCACATGCTGGAGCACGAGGACAACGACATGATGCGGCCCTACGTGGTGGTGCGGTGA
- a CDS encoding GvpL/GvpF family gas vesicle protein, translating into MAWYAYCIGEKQAFPELARHRKPVPLENVLGVSGNQVFLYPASDLAVIVSEHNPAENLNQKAGIDHARVIADCFQHSTVLPFRFGTVFNDDESLRKSIRSNQRQFMGNIEKLRGKTEMHLKIFVEDCCTKELSHHGPAEGVGREYLSNLRENAVRQRERQTRARAVSFQMHRLFNPLDEEVSCRLTESGKMVLDIAHLIDRKCVEKYQNKFHSTSATLRDCQMQLSGPWPPYHFVHRLTRGTTATPTAPVAAGPAGPVVRVPEATAHVAMA; encoded by the coding sequence ATGGCATGGTATGCCTACTGCATTGGTGAGAAGCAAGCATTTCCAGAGTTGGCCCGTCATCGCAAACCAGTCCCGTTAGAGAACGTCCTTGGCGTAAGCGGAAACCAGGTTTTCCTGTATCCCGCCAGTGACCTAGCCGTTATCGTCAGTGAACATAATCCAGCAGAAAATCTGAACCAGAAGGCGGGAATCGATCACGCCCGTGTGATCGCGGACTGCTTTCAGCACTCCACGGTATTGCCGTTCCGGTTTGGGACGGTATTTAACGACGACGAATCGCTCCGCAAGTCGATCCGGTCAAACCAGCGGCAGTTCATGGGGAATATTGAAAAGCTGCGTGGGAAGACGGAGATGCACCTGAAGATCTTCGTGGAGGATTGCTGCACGAAGGAACTCAGCCATCACGGACCGGCCGAGGGCGTGGGTCGTGAATATCTTTCGAACCTGCGCGAAAACGCGGTGCGGCAGCGGGAGCGCCAGACCCGGGCACGGGCGGTGAGCTTCCAGATGCACCGGCTTTTCAATCCGCTGGACGAGGAAGTGAGCTGCCGGCTCACGGAGAGCGGGAAGATGGTTCTGGATATTGCGCACCTGATCGATCGGAAGTGCGTGGAGAAGTACCAGAACAAGTTTCACTCAACCAGCGCTACGCTGAGGGACTGCCAGATGCAGCTCTCAGGCCCCTGGCCGCCCTATCACTTTGTGCATCGGCTGACGCGGGGGACGACGGCTACGCCGACGGCTCCGGTGGCGGCTGGTCCGGCGGGACCGGTGGTACGGGTTCCCGAAGCGACCGCGCACGTGGCGATGGCATAG